One Candidatus Nitronauta litoralis genomic window, AATACAGCCGACACTGGATAGAAACCACCGGATAAGGCTTTCCCGATCACGGTCAGGTCGGCTTCAATCCCTTCGTGTTCTTCTGCAAACAACTTTCCTGTCCTGCCCAGGCCAGTCTGGATTTCATCCAGTACCATGAGAACCTTGTTTTCATCGCAGAGTTTTCTTGCCTCTTTTAAATACCCATCGGGGGGAAGGATCACTCCACCTTCGCCCTGAATGGGTTCTGCCAGAAAGGCCACAGTATTTGGAGTTATCGCATTTCGTAGTGCCTGTGCATCTCCGAATGGGACTGTGATAAAGCCGGGTGTAAATGGTGCGAACCCTGTTTTGTACTGTTCCTCAGTACTGAAGCTGATTACAGTAAGGGTTCGTCCGTGGAAATTATTATGACAAACGATGATCTCGGCTTTTCCATATGGAATATTTTTATACTGATAGCCCCATTTTCGAGCTGCTTTTATGGCAGTTTCAACCGCTTCTGCTCCACTGTTCATGGGAAGAATCCGGTGCGACCCGGTTAATTCACAAATTTCTTCGTAAAATTTACCCAGTTGGTCATGTCTAAAAGCCCTTGAAACCAAAGTCAGTTTTTCTGTCTGCCGAATAAGGGCGTTTTTAATCCGGGGATGGCAATGTCCTTGATTGACCGCTGAATAGGCTGCCAGGCAGTCCAGATATTTTCGCCCATCTGTATCCCAAACCCAGACTCCTTTGCCACGTGTCAAAACCACATCCAGAGGGCGATAATTGTTTGCGCCCCAATTTTCCTCAAGCTCGATATAATCTGTTGTGTTCATATTAACCTCTTGTTTTTGGTGTGGATTTGGAAAAATATTCTACTTTCAGTTTATCATTCAGGAAGGGGATGAAAACACCCTGCAGAAACATAAATTAGCGTTGATAATTCAAGGTTTTGTTAGGTATAATC contains:
- a CDS encoding ornithine--oxo-acid transaminase, producing the protein MNTTDYIELEENWGANNYRPLDVVLTRGKGVWVWDTDGRKYLDCLAAYSAVNQGHCHPRIKNALIRQTEKLTLVSRAFRHDQLGKFYEEICELTGSHRILPMNSGAEAVETAIKAARKWGYQYKNIPYGKAEIIVCHNNFHGRTLTVISFSTEEQYKTGFAPFTPGFITVPFGDAQALRNAITPNTVAFLAEPIQGEGGVILPPDGYLKEARKLCDENKVLMVLDEIQTGLGRTGKLFAEEHEGIEADLTVIGKALSGGFYPVSAVLSNQEALGVFNPGDHGSTFGGNPLACAVAREALKVLVEEGLIENSEKMGNYFLNELKNISSPHIKEVRGRGLLIGIELHPEAGGARRFCETLMEQGLLCKETHTHVLRVAPPLVIESQEIDWVLERLSKVLTGP